A stretch of DNA from Betaproteobacteria bacterium:
CTGCGCGACTTCGCCATCCTGGCGCGGATCGGCCTGTCGCCCAACATCCTGGTGATCCATCCCAGCATACCGGCGAAGAACCTCAAGGAGTACGTCGCGCTCGCCAAGGCCCATCCCGGCAAGCTCGAGTACGGCTCGACCGGGCGCGGCTCGTCGCCGCAGCTTTCGTTCGAGCTGCTCAAGAGCATGTCCAAGGCGGACATCACGTTCGTGCCCTACAAGAGCGCCGCGCTGGCCCAGAACGACCTGTTGGCCGGCCGGATCTCGGCGCACATGTCGAACCTGCCCAATTACATCGCGCCGGTCAAAGCGGGCAAGGTGCGCGCGCTCGGCGTGACGACGGCCAAGCGCAGCGAATGGCTGCCGGAAGTGCCGTCGATCGCGGAGGCCCTGCCTGGCTACGACGTCTCTTCCTGGTACGGCATCTGTGCGCCCGTCGGACTGGACAAGGCCATCCAGAAGAAGATCGAGACCGACGTTCTCAAGCTGCTCACCCAGCCGAAACTCAAGCAGCGGCTCACGGACATGGGTGT
This window harbors:
- a CDS encoding tripartite tricarboxylate transporter substrate binding protein, with the protein product MRGVIMRVVIGSLAFAALFGACSALAQSSAAASYPAKPVRLLLGPGPGSVADGLTRVVAAAMSEMWGQQVVVENRSGAGNTIAPAYVAKAAPDGYTLHRCGVGDSIAPALYKNLSYSHLRDFAILARIGLSPNILVIHPSIPAKNLKEYVALAKAHPGKLEYGSTGRGSSPQLSFELLKSMSKADITFVPYKSAALAQNDLLAGRISAHMSNLPNYIAPVKAGKVRALGVTTAKRSEWLPEVPSIAEALPGYDVSSWYGICAPVGLDKAIQKKIETDVLKLLTQPKLKQRLTDMGVIVEPLDSVAFTEFFRVETARWAKVAREAGIEPQ